The segment CGGTGCCGCACCGGTCGTATCTGTGCGAGATACGGATGGCTCGCTCGTTCGAGTCTTCGCGGCGTACCGGGGAGCTCGCGAACGAGACGCATGCTGGTTGGCCGCATGCGTTCAGGTTGCGCCGGCGGGAGTCGGGACCAGACTGAAGCCAGGGACTCACATCTCCGAGGCAGGGCTTTCTGGCAATGGAGTGAATTGTCAGGAACCGGTGTTATCGGCCTGCGGCCGATCGCAGGACACGGAGGTCCTGCGCTACGCACGAATGACTGGGTGCGCAGGTGACCGCAGGACAGGGAAGCGGAACCGCTACGAACGGATTCTCGGGCGGCCGGGTCTTGACAGGGCAGTGCATGGGTGTATGTTGATGGTGTCTCCCGGTGAGCGTTCACCAAATCGTTGTCGCATCATTCACGAAGGAGTCCCCCATGCGCGTGATCATCATTAGTCGACCCAAGTTTCCACCGCCACCCGAAATGATGTCACCGCTGATGGACGCCTTTGCTGACTGGCGCGCGCGGTACAAACCGATCATGGAAAGCTTTGACTTCTTTGTCGCCGGGGGAGGCGGCTGCGGCATCGTCAATGCGCCGGACGACGCCACCCTGGCGACGATGATGATGGAGTATCCCTGGTCTCCGTTCAGCGAGGTCGAGGTAGAGCTCTTGATCGACGGAGACCTTGCCTTGGCCCAATACCGAGACTTCATCCGGCAGCAGTTCGGCGCGCCAAGCTAGGACATTTGGTGTCGCCTATTGCTCGGCGAGTTGTTTGAGCGCAACCAGCGCAGGCGGCCAACCCTCTTCGAACATCCCTGCCCATTCTGGGGCGGTGGTGATGTCGACTGCGAGTCTGGTCGCGCCGTTGTCGCCGGTGAAGGTATAGGTTTCGGTAGAGCCGATCCACTCTTTGGCCATGTCGCTCTCGCGGTCTTCGCTGCCATCCTCGAGCAGGACGGCAATGTGTTCCACCGCGACCTTTGCGTACGGGTCGAGCTCGATGACTTCCCCGAGGGTGCCGCCCTCGCTATCCGCGCCGTTGAACCGGATCTGCGCGCCCTGCGTCCACTCGCCCCGGTAGGTCGATCCTGGCCATGAAGCGCTGACCCATTTGGTGTAGGTCTCATTGCCGAGCATGGTGTCCCAGACCTTTTGCGGTGTGGCGTCGATGACCGTTTCGAAATGCAGTGTTTTCATGACTTGCCTCCTCATCCTGGTTGTACACGCCGTACAGGTAGTAGTCGCGCAGAATGGTTGGGTTTCGACATGGACCTGTTGGGCGAACTGGAAAAGCTGGCGGAAGTGACGGATCCGAGGCTGCGGCGACGGGCGGAGATCCGGTTCGTGCGGAAGCTGGAGTCGGGACGGTATCCGGTGCTCTTTTCGGAGGAGCTGAAGGAGGAGCGGACGTTGATGGAGATCCGCGATTCGAGTGAGATGGCGCGGACGATTGTGCGGTTGAGCGAGGAGAGCCAGAAGGTGGTGGGGCGTTGAAGACGGCCTTCGCACGCTTTGCGGCTGTCTTCAGGCCTGACGATTCAGAGCACCCTTTTTCATGGATCGGAAAGCTCTTGATGCGAAATCAGCATTGGTTGCCACCCTTGACTTGCCTGCTGGGCACTTCCTTTATCGGCCTGCGGCCGATCGCAGGGCACAGGTCCCTGCGCTACGATCGCCGCACGACAGGAGTGTCGCCACCTCATCGGATTTTGCTCCGAACGAGCGAGACGCCGCGCGAGCCTCCGGGAAACAACCCATCGTCTCGCCGAGCTCGTACGTCGCGCAAATGCGCAGCGACTTGGGGTGCCTCCGCATCAATATGTAGACCATCCTTGAGGCTATGGAGAACTGGGAACACTTCAGCCTTGAAGAACGTGACCGGATTTGGGCAACGACGACGGACCCGGTTAGCGTCTCCGGCTGATTAGCAGAAGCAGACATCTCCCAGCGTAATGGTCTTCACACTGGTTATTGCAGTTCGAATATGTTTGATCGCACTCCACGCCGAAGTCGCAGTCCGGCTCGCAGACATCGCACTGCCACCTATCCTTGTTCCAACAGGTACCGACGTGGATGCCGTCGCTTCCGCCGACGGGACACCCGTCGGGCCAGTGACTGGGCAAGTAGCAGCAGTAGATCAAGTCCGGGCAGTCATTGATGAAGAGCGAGGCATGGGCGAACTCGGACGCCAGCTCGTCGTCCTGCTGCCGGTCCGCCACTGGAGTCAGGTTCTCCCCGGTGTACTCGCCCAGGATGTTGGTTTCATAGATCGGCAAGGCGGCCTCGGCGTCGTAGGTTGGATTCGACAGCCCCAGCACCTGGATGTCATCCGTGCCGTCCGGCGTGCTAACCACCAGCGCAGCGTTGGGCGGGTTGTCCGGCATGAAGCCAAGCTGTACCAGAAGGGTCAGGTCGGAGCCTGACCGGATGTGCGTTGGGGCCGGTCCGAGAAGATAATCGTCTGGCCGGGGTGACCCGAAAGCGTGAGCACATGGGAACCGCGATCGCCCGCTTCCGAAGACGCCTCGGTGGTGGGCAGGAAGGTTCCTCCGGCTGCGGTCTGGACGAAGAGGATGGAATTGTCGGCTGCCAGAGAGTCGGTGGCGGTGGGCGTACCCTGCGCTCGGGATATGACCGACCCGGCAAGGGCACCGGCGACGCCCAGCGACGCACCCGATATCGCCGAGCGACGACTCAGTTGGGAGTGCTCGAATGCACGGGCAATGCGATCGAAACGAGTCGATCCATGATGTGTCTCCCCGTGGCTTGGTGACGAGGCTTCTGGTTTGCGGTAGCGTACGGTGAGATCGAGCGATCCACAGAACACTGTCCAGGCAACGGGATGGGCTGCTGGACTGCTGTCGATTTCGTGAGATTGCTCGCATTGGGTAGGGACTTGGTCATTTGAAGGTGCAGAACCATTCGCCTGAGTTTGGTGGCCTTTCTGAAGCATTGAGATCGTGCCAGATGCGCTAGACCCCGCCGAGGCCGACTGGTGTACTCCTCTCCGTACGCGGGAATTCGACTCACGCGATCTGAACGCGTCAAGTACTTTCAGCCGAACCGATCAAACCGGCCGAACCGATCCCGACGTTCGAACCGACCGAACCGACATAGACGGAACTGCGGGACGCGTATATGCGCGCTACCAGCGCTCGCGAGACGCGTTGAAATCCGGTTTAGTCCGCTGGCAAAAATCATGGTCCCGTGCGACGGGATTCGGCGTACCGACTCTTGAAGAGCATCCGCTCATTTCGAAGCTACGACATTTGCCGAATCGCAATCTGAAGAATCACGGCGAAAAGAATCAGGCAAAAGATCAGCAGTAAACCTCCGATGGCGCTGTCGCGGTATTCGTCTCCAGTTTGCGGTTCTGGTTGATCTGCGATCAGCTTTGCCATTTCGTTTGCCGGAGGACTTAGCGCGACGGGCGCCGGCTGGGCCTTCGTGCGCACGCGCCTATCAACGGTTTCACTCCAAGGGGAAGGAACGGGGAAGCTTTCGCTAGCAGTCCGTTGGCGAGCGGCTTCGGCTATTCGCGTGGCTTCGGCGACGCGAGCAGCTTCCAACACACGTTGCAGTTCTAGTTGCCTTTGGCGCTCGGCTTCCTCACGTCGAATCTTTTCTCGGTAGAACGCACCGATCTGGGAACCGTCAACCAAGTCAATATCAAGCTCGTACGCCAATCGTCGTGCAGGACCGGTAAACGTCGAAGAAGTAACAAAGATCCCGCGAGCGGCACGCGCTCTCGCGGTCATGCCGAAAAACGTCTGAATTTCCGGCGATCCGATCTTTGCCCTTGCGCGGTAGCGCTTACATTGCGCCACCACGAGACGGCCGATATCGTCTTTGCAACGGATGTCTACTCCGAGATCACCAGCCTGCCCCACGCGCCGCACGTCGGAAAAGCCTTCGACCGAAGGTACTCGACCGACAGCTCTTCGAACTCTCGTGGACTCAATTCGTAAGGCGAGTTCATTTGGTGCTAATGATTGATAGTAGTTTGACGAACCGAAATGGTAGCACCCAGCAACTCAAGACCCTTTCTACTATGGCCCATCAGTAGAGAAGCGAGCTATGGGCGACGCAGGTTATCGCGCCGGAGCGCGATCGCAGGGCGCGGAGGCATACGGAAAAACGAGAGGGCAGTCACGCCCTCGGCAACGACCGGGGTGCAGAGTCTGGGGCGCTGCGCGGTTTGCGCTAGACCTTGTTCGGGTCGACCATGTACTCCCACCAGTTGTTGGAGATGCCATCGGTTTGCCGGTGACTTTGGGGATGTGCTCGAACCACCAAAGGTGATGGGCGCGCATGTCGCCGTCCCAGGTTTTGGTGGTCATCGTTTTGCCCAGGTGTGGGAGCTTTAGATAGGTGCACCAGGTCACATTCTGAGCTCGTCCAGGAAATCTCTGGGAGTGAGTATCCGAAGTGAACCAAGGCGTGTATCGCCGGCGAGTTCCAAGAGGTCGATGTCGCCGGTGACCAGGATGTCCGCGTTTCCGTTCATGCAGCGGAGAGCAGTTGATCATCGTTCGGATCGCGTGATCGGATGATTGGCTCGATTTTCGATCAATCCAAACAGCGTCGATTGCGAGCAAATGGAGGAAGAGCCTTGCATCGAAGCCCCGAAGTTTCCGCAACCGATTGTTCCGCGCCTCGGAGAGCACACGGTGATATTCGCGATTGACCCGATCCGTGACAATGAGCGTAAAGCGGCGGGCATGCCACAAATGCAAGATCTCGAACGGGGGCCCGGTTCGAGTCAACACCCCGCTTACAACGACGTTGGTATCGAGAACGACGTTAGACGCCGCGCGGGAGGCACGTCTCGTTGCGTAACCTGGTCGACGAGGCGGTCGACTTCTTCAGAAATTTCGTCCGATGAGAGATGCGCGTTTTGCTCGCGTGCTTCTTCGATAGACGCCCAAGCACGGTTCCGAATCAACTCACGATAGAGTTCGAACTCGGAACCGGTGAGCAACGCAGCAACGGCCACGCCTTTGTCGCGGAACAGAAGAGATTCGCTCGTCGATTCCAAATCGGAAAAGACTTCGCCGAGCGGCTTCTTCAAATCTGTCGAAGTTGCGGTACGCACCATGTCAAATGATCCTGATTGGCAGCCGAGCCTAGATTTGCACGAATGGTAGCACCGGCCCTGCCTACACCTTGTTCGGGTCGACCATGTACTCCCACCAGTTGTTGGAGATGCCGTCGGTTTCGCCGGTGGTCTTGGGGATGTGCTCGAACCACCAGAGGTGATGGGCGCGCATGTCGCCGCCGCCCCAGGTCTTGTTGTCCATGGTCTTGGCGACGTGGGGAAGCTCGGGGTAGGTGTACCAGTCGTCGCAGTACGATTCGACCTTGGTGGTGTTGCCCCAGTCGTAGTCCTTGACGCTGTTGGGGGCGTAGTGCATCCAGCCGCATTGCGCGTTGCCGGGGTTCTGCTTTTCGTACTGGGTGAAGAGCTTCCACATATCCTGCTTCTTGCCGCGGCGCTTGTAGAGCTCGGTCATGATCGATTCGGTGCGATGACCGAAGTTCTCCAGCATGCAGTCGACGCCGCGTTCCATGTTGAAGCCCATCATGACGAAACGGCGTTTGAAGCGTTCGGTGTTCTTGATGGCGGGGGCGTTGCACCAGAAGCCGCCGGGACCGCCCATGATCGATTCGTACTCGCCCGCATACGGGAAGGAGAAGACCCAGACCTCGTCGAAGTCGCCGTTGAGAAATCGGTTTTGCAGGTCGAAGGTTTCGATGCGCTTGTGGTAGTCGAGCCAATCGGGATCGTGCGCTTTCTCTTCGCCGCGCATGACCTTCACATACTGGTCGGGCGTGTAGGCGAACCCATCGGTCTTGGGGGGGAGGATGTCAGAATCGATCCGCTCGATGATTTCGTAGTTCACGTAGCCGCCGGAGACCTTCTTCAGGTCTTCGATGTAGCCCTTGGCGAGCTTGTCCGGATCGTGCCACTTGAAGATCTCGGTCAGCCGCTTGTTGCCTTCGGAAGGAACGGGCGGGTTGTGCACGATCATGAGCACCTTGGGATAGACGGGCATGATCTGCCGTTCCTGCGGATCGGGTTCGGGCACGGTGCTGGACGGTCCGTCGGATTGCAGTGTGCGGCCGGTGGCTTCCTTTGCTTTGGCAGGGGGGTCGGCGGCAACAGCCGCGCCGAAGAGTCCCTTGGTGCCGTCGGTGGGTTCGGCTTTGGGCTCGGTCGCGGCAGCGGTTGCGCTGTCGGTCTCGGAACCGCCGAACAGCCCTTTGGTGCTCGGGGCGTCGGTTGTCTTGGTCTTCCCAGCTGGCGCGGTGGCTGTGTCATCGGCGGCGCCAAACAGCCCCTTGGTGCTGGGGGCCTCGGCGGCAGCGGGTTTGGCGCCCGCGGTCGCGGCTGGCTTGGCGGTTTCAGTGGCTTCGCCGCCAAAGAGACCGCCGGTTGGGCTGCCGGTGCTGGCGGACGATGTCTTGGTCGTCGACTTGGGTTCTTCCGCCTGGGTGGGTGATTCCGTTTTCGACGATTCAGACGAACTCGCGCCTTTGAGGACTTTTCCGATACGATCCAGAAGGCTCATGGGGCCATGCTTTCTACGAACGTCAGAACGATCAGGAGAACAGTGCACCAATGGAAACCACCGATAGCCAAACGGCCATGCAGTGGAACCCGGTCTCGTTGGAGGAGGCGCGTGCCGCGCGCGAACGCACTCGCGAAATCACGGTGCGCACTCCATTGGTTCGCTTCGATTATGACACCGATGCGCAAATATACCTGAAGCTGGAGTGCCTCCAGCCTATTCGCTCCTTCAAACTGCGGGGATCGGCAAACGCGATCCTGGCAGCCGGACGCGAGGCGCTGGCCGACGGCGTCTGGACCAGCTCGGCCGGGAACATGGCGCAAGGAGTGGCCTACACCGCGCGGGAGATCGATATTCCGGCAGTGGTCTATATGCCGGACACCGCGCCGCAAGCGAAGATCGACAACGTGAAGCGCTACGGCGGCGAGGTGCGCATCCTGCCGGTGATGGAATGGGCCGAGGTCTTTCGGGACCGGCGCAATCCGGGCGGATCGGGG is part of the Thermomicrobiales bacterium genome and harbors:
- a CDS encoding SRPBCC domain-containing protein, producing the protein MKTLHFETVIDATPQKVWDTMLGNETYTKWVSASWPGSTYRGEWTQGAQIRFNGADSEGGTLGEVIELDPYAKVAVEHIAVLLEDGSEDRESDMAKEWIGSTETYTFTGDNGATRLAVDITTAPEWAGMFEEGWPPALVALKQLAEQ
- a CDS encoding restriction endonuclease — translated: MESTRVRRAVGRVPSVEGFSDVRRVGQAGDLGVDIRCKDDIGRLVVAQCKRYRARAKIGSPEIQTFFGMTARARAARGIFVTSSTFTGPARRLAYELDIDLVDGSQIGAFYREKIRREEAERQRQLELQRVLEAARVAEATRIAEAARQRTASESFPVPSPWSETVDRRVRTKAQPAPVALSPPANEMAKLIADQPEPQTGDEYRDSAIGGLLLIFCLILFAVILQIAIRQMS
- a CDS encoding nucleoporin, with protein sequence MSLLDRIGKVLKGASSSESSKTESPTQAEEPKSTTKTSSASTGSPTGGLFGGEATETAKPAATAGAKPAAAEAPSTKGLFGAADDTATAPAGKTKTTDAPSTKGLFGGSETDSATAAATEPKAEPTDGTKGLFGAAVAADPPAKAKEATGRTLQSDGPSSTVPEPDPQERQIMPVYPKVLMIVHNPPVPSEGNKRLTEIFKWHDPDKLAKGYIEDLKKVSGGYVNYEIIERIDSDILPPKTDGFAYTPDQYVKVMRGEEKAHDPDWLDYHKRIETFDLQNRFLNGDFDEVWVFSFPYAGEYESIMGGPGGFWCNAPAIKNTERFKRRFVMMGFNMERGVDCMLENFGHRTESIMTELYKRRGKKQDMWKLFTQYEKQNPGNAQCGWMHYAPNSVKDYDWGNTTKVESYCDDWYTYPELPHVAKTMDNKTWGGGDMRAHHLWWFEHIPKTTGETDGISNNWWEYMVDPNKV